The nucleotide sequence GGCTGATTGGCCGGTTCAGCGGTCTACGCCCAACGTCCTGAGCAGGACCTGGCGTGGGATTTACGTTTAACGATGTTTCTGAACCGATGCTTAAACCTGCTTTTCAAAAAGACGATACGCTGCTCGCCGATATCGAAACCGCCCGTAGCCAGCCCAACCGGCTGCATATCTGGTGGCTGGGGCAGAGCGGTTTTCTGCTCCAGTACAACCGAAAACAGCTCCTGTTTGACCCTTATCTGTCGGATTCCCTGAGCCACAAGTATGCGAATACCGATAAACCGCACGTCCGTGTTTCGGAACTGGTCGTTGATCCTGGCCGGTTAACGGGCATTGATGTGGTTACGTCCAGTCATAACCATACTGACCACCTCGACGCCGATACGCTGAAACCCTTGTTAACCGCCAACCCAACCGTACAGCTCGTCATTCCCGAAGCTAACCGCGCGGTTGTTGCCGACCGGCTCGGCATCGAGCCCAACTGGCCGGTGGGCATGAACGATGGACAAATCATTACGGTAGCCGACGTTGTGTTTCATGGCGTTCCGGCCGCCCACAATGAACTCGAACGCGATGCCGAAGGGCGCTGCAAATTCATGGGTTTTGTCGTGGAGATCGGTCCGTACCGGGTGTATCATTCGGGCGATAC is from Spirosoma taeanense and encodes:
- a CDS encoding MBL fold metallo-hydrolase; this encodes MLKPAFQKDDTLLADIETARSQPNRLHIWWLGQSGFLLQYNRKQLLFDPYLSDSLSHKYANTDKPHVRVSELVVDPGRLTGIDVVTSSHNHTDHLDADTLKPLLTANPTVQLVIPEANRAVVADRLGIEPNWPVGMNDGQIITVADVVFHGVPAAHNELERDAEGRCKFMGFVVEIGPYRVYHSGDTLWYEGMVDLLKPFAVDVAFLPINGNKPERRVAGNLNPDEAARLGRNIGARLVVPHHYDLFAFNTADPADFVRACKQQGTPYRVMQLGERITV